The nucleotide window GATGAAGTTGCCCGGGGTGATCTCGTTGCGGAAGCTCTTGCCGATCTGGCCGATGCCGAACGGCGGCTTCTTGCGAGACGTTGTCAACACGTTGGCGAAGTTGATGAAGATGCCCTGCGCGGTCTCGGGCCTCAGATAGTGCAGCCCCTCGTCGGTCTCGATCGGTCCGAGATGGGTCTTGAGCATCATGTTGAATTCGCGCGGCTCGGTCCACTGGCCCGGCTCACCGGTTTCCGGGTCGCGGATATCGGCCAGCCCGTTGGGTGGCGGGTGCCCGTGTTTTGCTTCGTAGGCTTCGATGAGGTGGTCGGCCCGGTAGCGCTTGTGCGTAATCAGCGACTCGACCAGCGGGTCGTGGAAGACCTCGACATGCCCCGAGGCCACCCACACCTCACGGGGCAGGATGATCGAGGAATCGATACCGACAACGTCGTCGCGGCCAGAAACCACCGATCGCCACCACTGGCGTTTGATGTTCTCCTTGAGCTCCACCCCCAGTGGGCCATAGTCCCACGCCGACTTGGTACCGCCGTAGATCTCGCCCGACGGAAAAACGAAGCCACGCCGTTTCGCGAGGTTTACCACGGTGTCGATGACAGACGCCACGGGCTGGTGCACTCCCTTCCCAGATCGGGCAATCGCATGCGGCGGCAAGTCACCGCGCAAAACCTCAGTCATGGTAGCGACCGGTGCGCGGTCTTTGACATGCATCATCATGCATGTGACAGTGGAGGTCATCCGCAAGCTGATGCGCTGGCATGAAGGCGGTCGGAAAACATGCACTCGTTGAGGTGGTGACCACGATATGACGACTTCGCCATCTGCGCCTTCTTTACCTCCCACCGCAGACGACGTGATCGGTGATCACGAGCACAGCGTTGATGGTTTGGCCGAACACCCTGTATTTCCCGTGCCGCCACCGCGGGAGATTCTCGATGCGGCCGGCGAGCTGCTGCGCGCGCTGGCCGCACCGGTCCGGATCGCCATCGTGCTGCAGTTGCGCGAATCCCAGCGCTGCGTGCACGAGCTGGTTGACGCGCTCGGAGTGCCGCAACCGCTGGTCAGCCAGCATTTGAAGATTCTCAAGGCGGCCGGCGTCGTTACCGGGGAGCGATCCGGCCGCGAAGTGCTGTACCGGCTGGCCGACCATCACCTTGCCCACATCGTCGTCGACGCGGTCGCCCACGCGAGTGAGGACACGCCGTGACCTGGGCGGGCGACGAGCCAAGCGCTGCGGCGGCGCGGCCCTGATGGCGGGGGCCAGTGTCCGGTCCACTCGCCAGCGAGCGGCGATCGCGACGCTTCTGGACGCGGTCGACGACTTCCGCTCGGCTCAGGAACTGCACGACGAACTGCGCCGCCGCGGCGAGAACATCGGCCTGACTACCGTCTACCGAACACTGCAATCGATGGCATCGGCTGGAACGGTCGACACCCTGCGCACCGACACGGGTGAATCGGTCTACCGCAGATGCTCGGAGCACCATCACCACCATCTGGTCTGCCGCGATTGCGGTTCCACCATCGAGGTGGCGGATCACGAAGTTGAGACCTGGGCGGCCGAGGTAGCCAGCAGACATGGATTCTCCGATGTCAGCCACACCATTGAGATCTTCGGCACCTGTGCCGATTGCCGCTCCTGAGGCGGCGCCTACGATGTCAGCGCGGTGCGCATCTGGGCACCGGTGTCCAACACCAGCAGGAGCAGGGTACGTAGCGCGTCGTCGGTTAAGCCAGCACCGGGAAAGTTGTATCGCAACATGACGTCCACGGTTTTCGGCGCCGTCTTGCCCGTGCCCTTGCTCGAGTTGCGCTGGACCGCCCTCTCCTGCTTCGCCGCGTCCTTCTCCAGCAAGATCACCGCGCCAAAATTAGAGTCGCGCGCCTGCTTGGCCACCTGGTCGCCGATCTTCTTGGTCAGTGGCAAATCCCAGGCCAATATCTGCGTCAGCGAGACCAGTTCCAGGTCTTCGACAATGCTCACCACCCGTAGCGAGGCGAACGTGCCGGCATGGCGGACCGTGAGCGCTCCGTCGGCTTCCTGCTCGACCGGGAGAACGTCGCGCAGTATCGAGGCCAGCCGCTGCTGCAATGACTGCACTAGGCACTCCCGAACCGGCGATTACGAGAGACGTACTCTTCGCAGGCCGCCCACAGATCGCGGCGGTCATAGTCAGGCCAGAGCTTGTCTTGGAATATGTATTCGGCGTAGGCCGACTGCCACAACATGAAATTGCTGGACCGCTGCTCCCCCGACGTTCGCAAAAACAGGTCGACGTCGGGGATGTCGGGTCGCTGCATGTGGCGGGCGATCGTCGACTCGGTGATCCGGTCCGGATTCAGTCTGCCCGCGGCAACCTCGCGCGCGATTTCCCTGGTGGCGTCGGCGATTTCGGTCCGCCCCCCGTAGTTGACGCAGTAGTTGATGGTGATGACGTCGTTGTGCTCGGTCATGGCCTCCGCAACCGCTAGCTCGTTGATGACGCTGCGCCACAGCCGTGGCCTCGAACCCACCCACCGGATCCGGACACCCATCTGGTTGAGCACGTCCCGGCGTCGCCGCACCACGTCACGATTGAAGCCCATCAAGAAACGCACTTCCTCGGCAGACCGCTTCCAGTTCTCGGTGGAGAAGGCATAGAGGCTGAGCCATTTTATCCCGAGTTCGACTGCGCCGCAGGCAATATCGATTACCACGGCCTCGCCCATCTTGTGCCCCTCGGTGCGGCTCAGTCCACGTTGGGTGGCCCAGCGGCCGTTGCCGTCCATCACGATGGCGACATGGTTGGGCAACCGGTCAACGGGAATTCGTGGGGCGGCCGCTTTCGAGATGTGCTGGGGCGGTCGGCGAGGACCACCGTCCGGGGACGGGGGCAGCGCGGGGAAGACGACGGGCCAGCTCGAGGTATCGGGAAAAGTGGGATAGTCGTCCGGCGCCGGGGGCAGCTGCGGGAAGTCGGTGGACTTCAGCTTTCGGGCGTTCTTGGCCACTCAGCTATCCTGCCCGATCGGCGCGGCACGACGTTCGGCTACCGATCGATCAGCCTGGTAGTACCGCTCGACCAGCGGCAGCGTCTTGAGCTGCCGTTCCAGATGCCATTGCAGGTGCGCGGCCACCAACCCACTGACATAGCTGCGATGGGATTGCGGTGTCTGCTCGGCGGCCGCCCAATCGCCGTCGTGTAGGGCGGACATCAGGTCCAGCACGCCCAGTGGCGGTGTCGTTGAACCGGCCGGACGGCAGTGTGTGCAGACGCTGCCCCCCGCGGCGATGTGAAATGCCCGATGCGGCCCGGGTGTAGCGCAGCGCGCGCACTCGGTCAACGCCGGCGCCCATCCGGCGATGCCCATGGCACGTAATAGGTAGGCGTCCAACAGCAGGTCACGGGGCCGATGTCCGTCGGCCACCGCTCGTAACGCACCCACCGTCAGCCGGTGCAGGGCCGGGGCGGGCGCTCGCTCCTCACCGGCAAGGCGTTCGGCGGTCTCCAGCATTGCGCAGCCGCAGGTGTACCTGCCGTAATCGTTGACGATGTCGGTGGCGAAGGCATCGATAGAGACGACCTGGGTGACGATGTCGAGATTGCGGCCGGGATGCAATTGCGCATCGATGTGCGCGAACGGCTCCAGTCGAGCGCCGAATTTGCTACGGGTACGGCGAACACCTTTGGCCACCGCACGAACCAGCCCATGATCACGGGTCAACAGGGTGACGATCCGGTCGGCTTCGCCGAGCTTGTGCTGGCGCAACACCACAGCCCGGTCACGATACAGCCGCATCACAATAGTTTCGCACCCCGCCGCGACATCGCGGGTATCCGCGCCGATAGTCTCGTACCCCGTGGTTGGCGCTTCTGGGTCCGCTTTTGGAGCCGTGTCCGGGTCCGTTTCCGGGACCGGCGGCCAGCGCCTGCCTACCCTCACCGACCTGCTCTATCAGCTGGCCACCGGCTCGGTAACCGCCGTTGACCTGGCACGCCGATCCCTGCGCGAGATCGAGGTGAGCCAGTCGACATTGAACGCATTCCGGGTGGTGCTCGCCGAGTCCGCATTGGCCGACGCGGCCGACGCCGACCGGCGACGAGCCGCTGGCGATACCGCGCCGCTGTTGGGCATCCCCATCGCCGTCAAGGACGACGTCGACGTTGCTGGAGTGCCGACCGCGTTCGGTACCCAGGGATACGTCCCGCCCGCAGCCCGGGACTGCGAGGCGGTGCGCCGACTCAAGGCGGCCGGAGCGGTGATCATCGGCAAGACCAACACCTGCGAACTGGGCCAGTGGCCGTTCACCAGCGGGCCCGGATTCGGACACACCCGCAACCCGTGGGCACGCCGGCATACCCCGGGCGGATCATCGGGCGGCAGCGCGGCGGCGGTGGCCGCGGGTCTGGTCACCGCGGCCATTGGCTCTGATGGGGCCGGTAGCATTCGCATTCCCGCCGCGTGGACCCACTTGGTAGGCATCAAGCCTCAACGAGGCCGCATCTCCACCTGGCCGTTACCGGAGGCGTTTAACGGCATCACGGTCAACGGCGTGCTGGCCCGCACCGTGGCCGATGCCGCGCTGGTGCTGGATGCCGCGTCCGGCAACGTCGACGGCGACCTACACAAGCCGCCCCCGGTGAGAACCTCCGACTATGTCAGCATCGCCCCCGGGCCGCTGAAGATCGCACTGTCAACCCGGTTCCCATACACAGGTTTTCGAGCCAAATTGCATCCGGAGATCTTGGCCGCCACCCAGCGAGTGGGCGAACAGCTGCAGCTACTCGGCCACACCGTCGTGCCGGGCAACCCTGACTACGGCCTGCGTTTGTCATGGGATTTTCTCGCCCGCTCCACCGCAGGCGTGTGGGAATGGGCGGACCGCCTTGGCGACGGCGTCACACTGGACCCGCGCACGTTGTCCAATCTGCGTACGGGCCACGCGCTTTCGCAGGCAATTCTGCGCACCGCGCGCCGCCACGAGGCTGCGGCCCAACGACGAGTGGGCTCCATCTTCGACATCGTCGACGTGGTGCTGGCGCCCACCACTGCGCAGCCTGCGCCGCTAGCACGCGCCTTTGATGAGTTGAGCGCGTTGGCCACCGACCGCACCATGATCGCCGCGTGCCCGCTGACCTGGCCGTGGAACGTGCTGGGCTGGCCATCGATCAACGTGCCGGCCGGATTCACCGTCGAGGGCCTGCCGATCGGTGTTCAACTCATGGGACCGGCCAATAGCGAGGGCATGCTCGTCTCACTGGCCGCCGAGTTGGAAGCCGTCAGCGGCTGGGCGACCAAGCAACCTACCGTGTGGTGGAACACCGGGACAAGCACTCCGCCGATCCACCGTGTCCGGCCGCCGCAACGTTGACCGCCAGAAGTTCGACCATGTTAAAAACCCAGTCGACCAAGCTGTTTAGGGTCACGCTGCCAGTTCTTTGCGACCTTCACGTGCAGTTCCAAGTACACCTTCGTGCCCAGCAGCTTCTCGATCTGACCTCGGGCAGCGGTGCCGACCTCCCGTAGCCGGGCGCCGCGCTTGCCGATGACGATGCCCTTCTGACTGTCCCGCTCGACGTACAGCACGGCACGCACGTCGATCAGGTCGTCACGGCCCTCGCGGCTGCTGAACTCGTCGATCACCACCGCGAGCGAATGCGGAAGTTCGTCATGGACTCCCTCCAGGGCCGCTTCGCGGATGAGCTCGGCCATCAGCACCTCTTCGGGTTCGTCGGTCAGCTCACCGTCCGGGTAATACGCCGGCCCGGGGGGCAATGCCGCGGCCAGCACCTCGATCAGCACCTCGATCTGGGCGCCGGTAACCGCAGACACCGGAACGATCTCGGTCGAGTTCGCGACCAACTGACTGACCGCAACCAGCTGTGTAGCCACTTGCTCCCGGGAGGCCTTGTCGATCTTGGTGACAATGACGACCAGTGTGGTATTTGGTGCCGTGGAACGAATTTCGTCGACGATCCACCGGTCGCCGGGGCCGATCGGTTCGTCGGCGGGGATGCACAGCCCGATCACGTCCACCTCGCCGTAGGTGTCTCGAACCAAGTCGTTGAGCCGCTTGCCCAACAGCGTCCGAGGCCGATGCAGACCCGGGGTATCGACCAGGATGATCTGGAAGTCCTGCCGATGCACGATCCCGCGGATGGTATGCCGGGTGGTTTGCGGCCGCATCGAGGTGATCGCGACCTTGGTGCCGACCAACGCGTTGGTCAGCGTCGACTTGCCGGTATTTGGCCGGCCTACCAAACACACGAAACCGGAACGGAATTCAGTCATAGCGGGTTTCCGGAACCGTCGGTACGGATCACCGCAGCCGTCGGCGACAGTTCACGCAGCGCGGCAATGCCGGGATCATTGACCGGTCCGGCCACCAGCAGCGCGGCCTCCAATTTAATCGCGCCGCTGGACACGGCGGCCGCCACCGCCGCCTGCAATCCGGTCAACTGCAGCGTCGAAAGGCACACCGGTGCAGCGGCATACGTACGACCGTCGCCATCGCGCACCGCGGCGCCATGGTCCGCTTCGGCGCGCACCATCGCCGACCGGGCCAGCGCCAGCAGCTTGGCATTCTCCGCATCCAACGGCTCAGCCATCCGATTCGTCCTCTGCTACGGTATGGCCAGCTCCCTCGGTATCCTCCGTCGCTGCCGGGCTGAGCAGGACGGTACCAACCCGCACCCGACCGCGATGGTCGCGGCCGCCCTCGGCGTACAGGCGTAGACCATGGGATATCACCTCGGCTCCTGGCAGGGGAACCCGGCCTAATTCCAGAGCCAGCAGACCACCAACCGTGTCGACATCGAGATCGTCGTCGAATTCGATGCCATACAGTTCGCCGACATCCTCGATGGGCAAGCGCGCCGACACTCGGAAACGATTGTCACCCAGCTGTTCTACCGGGGCGGTCTCCGCTTCGTCGTATTCGTCGGCGATCTCGCCGACGATTTCCTCAAGCACATCTTCGATGCTCACCAGGCCGGCAATGGCGCCGTACTCGTCGACCAGCAGCGCCATGTGGTTGCGGTCGTGCTGCATTTCACGCAACAGCGCATCCAGTGGCTTGGAGTCCGGCACGAACACCGCCGGACGCATGACGTCCGTCACGGTGGATTCCTTGCCCTGGTCACCCGAGCAGAATGTCTGCTGCACAAGGTCTTTCAGATAGACCACGCCCAAGATATCGTCAACGTTCTCACCAGTCACCGGAATGCGGGAATGTCCGCTGCGGACGGCCAAGGTCATTGCCTGGCCGGCCGATTTGTCGCCTTCGATCCAGATCATCTCGGTTCGTGGGACCATCACCTCGCGCGCCGGAGTGTCTCCGAGTTCGAAGACCGACTCGATCATCCGGCGTTCGTCGGCGGCAACGACGCCGCGCTGCTGCGCGAGGTCGACGACTTCGCGCAGCTCGACCTCGGATGCGAACGGCCCGTTGCGGAAACCACGGCCCGGAGTGAGCGCGTTCCCAAGCAGTACCAGCAGCCGGCTGATCGGCATCAGCAGCCATGAAATCACCTGCAACGGAACAGCGGTCGCCAGCGAGATGGAGTACGCATTCTGCCGACCGAGGGTCCGGGGGCCGACGCCCATCACGACGAAGCTGGTTACCACCATCACGGCCGCTGCGACAAACAACCCGCCATTGATATTCAGGTTGTGGCGGAAGAACACCACCAGCAGCGCGGTGGCGGTGATCTCACATACGATCCGAAGCAGCACCACCAGGTTGATGTAGCGTGGTCGTTCGGCCATCACCTTCAGCAGTGCCACCGCGCCCGGCCGTCTGTCGCGCACCAGCTCGTGCACCCGGGCCAGGGAAACTGTGCTGATGGCGGCGTCAATCGCCGCGAACAGGCCGCCCAGACCAATCAACGCGATCGCACCGAGCAGCTGCGGAAGACCTTTCACGGCTCGTCGAAATACCTTGACTTGTCCAGCAGCCGGCGATCTCTCTCGTCCTGACGGTCGTGCTGGTAGGCCTCCACCTGATCGGCCACCCATTCCTCAAGTAGCCGCTCCTGCAGGGCGAACATCTCCCTCTCCTCATCAGGCTCGCCGTGATCGTAGCCGAGCAGGTGCAGGACACCGTGGACGGTCAACAGGGCCAGCTCGTGCCCCAGGCTATGGCCCGCCGCGGCCGCCTGCTCGGCCGCGAACTCCGGGCACAGCACGATATCGCCCAGCATGGCCGGCCCGGGATCGGGAGCATCGGGGCGCCCGCCCGGCTCCAGCTCATCCATCGGAAAGCTCATCACGTCGGTCGGGCCGGGCAGATCCATCCACCGCATGTGCAAGTCGGCCATCGCGGCGGTGTCCAGTAGCACCATCGACAACTCGGCCCCCGGGTTGACCTCCATCTTGTCGATGACAAAGCGTGCGACGCTGACCAATTCCGCTTCGGAGATGTCGATGCCCGACTCGTTGGATACTTCGATGCTCATAAGACGCTCACCGCACCATCATCGACGATTGCGGGCACCGGATGCCCGCCGAGCCGCCCGGTTCATCCCCGATGCCGGCTCCTCGTATTTTGCGTAGGCGTCGACGATCTCCGAGACAAGTCGGTGGCGCACCACATCCGCACTGGTCAACTCCGCGATGTGGATGTCGTCGATATCCTCGAGAATGTCGACCGCCGCCCGCAGGCCGGATCTGGCCCCACCCGGTAGGTCGATTTGGGTGATGTCTCCGGTAACGACCACCTTGGATCCGAAGCCCAGCCGGGTGAGAAACATCTTCATCTGCTCGGCGGTGGTGTTCTGCGCCTCATCGAGGACGATGAACGCGTCATTGAGGGTCCTACCACGCATGTAAGCCAGCGGTGCGACCTCGATGATACCGGCGGACATCAGCTTTGGGATCAACTCGGGGTCCATCATGTCGTAGAGGGCGTCATAGAGCGGCCGCAGATAGGGGTCGATCTTCTCACTCAGCGTGCCGGGCAGAAAGCCAAGGCGCTCACCGGCTTCCACGGCAGGGCGGGTCAGGATGATGCGGGTCACCTGCTTGGTTTGCAATGCGTGCACGGCCTTGGCCATGGCCAGATAGGTCTTCCCGGTCCCGGCCGGGCCGATCCCGAAGACGATGGTGTTGGCATCGATCGCATCGACATACCGTTTTTGATTGAGCGTCTTGGGCCGGATCGTCTTACCCCGGCGCGACAGGATATCGAGGGTGAGCACCTCCGCCGGCGACTCATTGCCTGCCCCAATCAACATCGCAATGCTGCGACGCACCACCTCGGGCGTCAACGGCTGTCCGTTGGA belongs to Mycobacterium basiliense and includes:
- a CDS encoding ArsR/SmtB family transcription factor, translating into MTTSPSAPSLPPTADDVIGDHEHSVDGLAEHPVFPVPPPREILDAAGELLRALAAPVRIAIVLQLRESQRCVHELVDALGVPQPLVSQHLKILKAAGVVTGERSGREVLYRLADHHLAHIVVDAVAHASEDTP
- a CDS encoding Fur family transcriptional regulator, whose translation is MAGASVRSTRQRAAIATLLDAVDDFRSAQELHDELRRRGENIGLTTVYRTLQSMASAGTVDTLRTDTGESVYRRCSEHHHHHLVCRDCGSTIEVADHEVETWAAEVASRHGFSDVSHTIEIFGTCADCRS
- a CDS encoding decaprenyl diphosphate synthase, producing MAKNARKLKSTDFPQLPPAPDDYPTFPDTSSWPVVFPALPPSPDGGPRRPPQHISKAAAPRIPVDRLPNHVAIVMDGNGRWATQRGLSRTEGHKMGEAVVIDIACGAVELGIKWLSLYAFSTENWKRSAEEVRFLMGFNRDVVRRRRDVLNQMGVRIRWVGSRPRLWRSVINELAVAEAMTEHNDVITINYCVNYGGRTEIADATREIAREVAAGRLNPDRITESTIARHMQRPDIPDVDLFLRTSGEQRSSNFMLWQSAYAEYIFQDKLWPDYDRRDLWAACEEYVSRNRRFGSA
- the recO gene encoding DNA repair protein RecO, with the protein product MRLYRDRAVVLRQHKLGEADRIVTLLTRDHGLVRAVAKGVRRTRSKFGARLEPFAHIDAQLHPGRNLDIVTQVVSIDAFATDIVNDYGRYTCGCAMLETAERLAGEERAPAPALHRLTVGALRAVADGHRPRDLLLDAYLLRAMGIAGWAPALTECARCATPGPHRAFHIAAGGSVCTHCRPAGSTTPPLGVLDLMSALHDGDWAAAEQTPQSHRSYVSGLVAAHLQWHLERQLKTLPLVERYYQADRSVAERRAAPIGQDS
- a CDS encoding amidase produces the protein MVGASGSAFGAVSGSVSGTGGQRLPTLTDLLYQLATGSVTAVDLARRSLREIEVSQSTLNAFRVVLAESALADAADADRRRAAGDTAPLLGIPIAVKDDVDVAGVPTAFGTQGYVPPAARDCEAVRRLKAAGAVIIGKTNTCELGQWPFTSGPGFGHTRNPWARRHTPGGSSGGSAAAVAAGLVTAAIGSDGAGSIRIPAAWTHLVGIKPQRGRISTWPLPEAFNGITVNGVLARTVADAALVLDAASGNVDGDLHKPPPVRTSDYVSIAPGPLKIALSTRFPYTGFRAKLHPEILAATQRVGEQLQLLGHTVVPGNPDYGLRLSWDFLARSTAGVWEWADRLGDGVTLDPRTLSNLRTGHALSQAILRTARRHEAAAQRRVGSIFDIVDVVLAPTTAQPAPLARAFDELSALATDRTMIAACPLTWPWNVLGWPSINVPAGFTVEGLPIGVQLMGPANSEGMLVSLAAELEAVSGWATKQPTVWWNTGTSTPPIHRVRPPQR
- the era gene encoding GTPase Era; translation: MTEFRSGFVCLVGRPNTGKSTLTNALVGTKVAITSMRPQTTRHTIRGIVHRQDFQIILVDTPGLHRPRTLLGKRLNDLVRDTYGEVDVIGLCIPADEPIGPGDRWIVDEIRSTAPNTTLVVIVTKIDKASREQVATQLVAVSQLVANSTEIVPVSAVTGAQIEVLIEVLAAALPPGPAYYPDGELTDEPEEVLMAELIREAALEGVHDELPHSLAVVIDEFSSREGRDDLIDVRAVLYVERDSQKGIVIGKRGARLREVGTAARGQIEKLLGTKVYLELHVKVAKNWQRDPKQLGRLGF
- a CDS encoding cytidine deaminase, which gives rise to MAEPLDAENAKLLALARSAMVRAEADHGAAVRDGDGRTYAAAPVCLSTLQLTGLQAAVAAAVSSGAIKLEAALLVAGPVNDPGIAALRELSPTAAVIRTDGSGNPL
- a CDS encoding hemolysin family protein yields the protein MKGLPQLLGAIALIGLGGLFAAIDAAISTVSLARVHELVRDRRPGAVALLKVMAERPRYINLVVLLRIVCEITATALLVVFFRHNLNINGGLFVAAAVMVVTSFVVMGVGPRTLGRQNAYSISLATAVPLQVISWLLMPISRLLVLLGNALTPGRGFRNGPFASEVELREVVDLAQQRGVVAADERRMIESVFELGDTPAREVMVPRTEMIWIEGDKSAGQAMTLAVRSGHSRIPVTGENVDDILGVVYLKDLVQQTFCSGDQGKESTVTDVMRPAVFVPDSKPLDALLREMQHDRNHMALLVDEYGAIAGLVSIEDVLEEIVGEIADEYDEAETAPVEQLGDNRFRVSARLPIEDVGELYGIEFDDDLDVDTVGGLLALELGRVPLPGAEVISHGLRLYAEGGRDHRGRVRVGTVLLSPAATEDTEGAGHTVAEDESDG
- the ybeY gene encoding rRNA maturation RNase YbeY, whose protein sequence is MSIEVSNESGIDISEAELVSVARFVIDKMEVNPGAELSMVLLDTAAMADLHMRWMDLPGPTDVMSFPMDELEPGGRPDAPDPGPAMLGDIVLCPEFAAEQAAAAGHSLGHELALLTVHGVLHLLGYDHGEPDEEREMFALQERLLEEWVADQVEAYQHDRQDERDRRLLDKSRYFDEP
- a CDS encoding PhoH family protein, which codes for MTPRETRAADAVGGRQADAQVRSSIDVPPDLVVGLLGSADENLRALERTLGADLHVRGNAITLSGEPADVALAERAVSELVTIVSNGQPLTPEVVRRSIAMLIGAGNESPAEVLTLDILSRRGKTIRPKTLNQKRYVDAIDANTIVFGIGPAGTGKTYLAMAKAVHALQTKQVTRIILTRPAVEAGERLGFLPGTLSEKIDPYLRPLYDALYDMMDPELIPKLMSAGIIEVAPLAYMRGRTLNDAFIVLDEAQNTTAEQMKMFLTRLGFGSKVVVTGDITQIDLPGGARSGLRAAVDILEDIDDIHIAELTSADVVRHRLVSEIVDAYAKYEEPASGMNRAARRASGARNRR